A single genomic interval of Lathyrus oleraceus cultivar Zhongwan6 chromosome 7, CAAS_Psat_ZW6_1.0, whole genome shotgun sequence harbors:
- the LOC127107089 gene encoding uncharacterized protein LOC127107089, translated as MSMKMKMEEQENLNLIPPTATLEIDKDLTLLPRIKLNLTVHPSTPSSSITNQIDEWKTKRALLDFLQTSHSLPFPLPEEDLQFKRFNKDLKKRKREDPVVYGTLHIWDLSFLSEKNENDVVKWRNGLRNVNRSSRREPDTVVVSGVPSRWFAETRVSSKPSMLVTHTIFSKFGKIRFVLNTIYSFYVLILGYHGGI; from the coding sequence ATGAGCATGAAGATGAAAATGGAGGAGCAAGAAAATCTAAACCTAATCCCCCCAACAGCAACCCTAGAAATAGACAAAGACCTCACTCTCCTACCACGCATCAAACTCAACCTCACCGTACACCCTTCCACACCTTCATCCTCCATAACAAACCAAATCGACGAATGGAAAACCAAACGAGCCTTACTCGATTTTCTCCAAACCTCTCATTCTCTTCCCTTTCCTCTCCCCGAAGAAGATCTTCAATTCAAACGCTTCAACAAAGACCTCAAAAAGCGTAAACGCGAAGATCCCGTCGTTTACGGTACACTCCACATCTGGGACCTGTCGTTTTTGAGTGAGAAGAATGAAAACGACGTTGTGAAATGGAGGAATGGTCTTCGGAATGTCAATCGGAGTTCCAGGCGCGAACCGGATACGGTTGTTGTTAGTGGTGTGCCGTCGCGGTGGTTCGCGGAGACTAGGGTTTCTTCTAAACCTTCTATGCTTGTTACTCATACCATTTTTTCAAAGTTTGGCAAGATAAGGTTTGTTTTGAATACAATTTATAGCTTTTATGTGCTTATTTTGGGATATCATGGGGGTATTTGA